Genomic DNA from Chanos chanos chromosome 6, fChaCha1.1, whole genome shotgun sequence:
AGAATCATATTAGGAGATAAGAAATGTAATAATCGCAGGCTGTTCTAGCTTGGAAGAATTTCATTGGTGAAGCTTTAGGTTCATGGGACAGTGTGCTTATTTTACGGGCCCTGAATATACATAAATCAGCAATACCATGATTATATCTCACtctgcttcctcttttttcaaactTTCACAGGAAGTAGAGGTGCCATAAAGGCTTCTCTGTGTTGGCATACTGGACTTACCTCAGAACAGACCGCAGTCTTTTAGGTTTTCTTTGATGATAATGTCTGTCACAGCATTGAACACAATCTGGAcgttctctgtgtctgtggcacAGGTCATGTGGCTGTAGATCTCTTTCACACCCTTCTTCATATTCAGGTCCTCAAATTGCTGCTTAATGTAATTACTGGCATCCTCATAGGTGTTTGGACCTAATGGTTACACACAAAGTGAAAGAATTAGTTATTCCTCCAAAGTTCACCATGTATTTTCCACATATTATGAAATTCTACTGTACTATGTATCTCATATCTTACAGTGTTTCcaattttcttttaataaacaTCACATTTATCACTGACCATCATAATCAGGAAAGCAGATGCTGAGATGGACCTTCTTAATTTTCTCCAGAAATAGGTCTTTCTTGTTCAGGAAAAGCACAATAGATGTAGTGGCGAAGAATCGGTGGTTGCAGATACTATTGAACAGGTGGAGACTCTCGTGCATGCGGTTCTAGGGTGAAGAAGAGGCAAAGGATAAAGCACATAGGCTCCTCCATCACACCATCACTTCCTAGAGTTAGAAAGTCCTAGTCCTACATCCTAGCGTTGTTAGAAAGTTAGAAAGTGGGGCAACTTTACCACTTCATCATCTTCCACAAGCACCATGTCATAAGCACTGAGGGCACCACAGAAAATGATGCAAGTCACCCCCTCGAAACAGTGGatccacttctttctctctgatctctgtccACCAACATCGAACATTCTGTGACAGTGTCAAAGTACAAGAGTTAGACGAGTATTAAAGAAGAGTTGTGAGACACTGGGACTATTGAGTTTATTTTGACCCCTCAAAAATTGTCATGGTTTTCTGTAATAATCTGATGCATGTGAGTACACCTTCTTTGTAAGGAGTCTCTCACCTGAAGTGCAACTCTTTGCAGGAGAACTGTTCCTCGATGATACCGGTGGTCTTGACTCGAGAGCGAAGGACATCTTGCTCGGTGGGAAGATAATCAGGTTTACAGAttctttccatttctccaaGGTAGCTGTAGTAAATATATGAGTTCATCAGCCAACACGGCAATATCAAGCGTGTTTAACAACGAATAGTGCTCAGCGCTTATGTAGGGAAAGAACAAGAACTGATACTTTACTGAGAGTAACTTGTGAGTATGTTAGTGATATGATGCTATGACACTCACTAGCCGGCTGAGTCATTGAGCTGGTACTCAGCCGCACGTTCAAAAGAAGCTTGAATTCCAGAATCCttccacagcctcttgatgacgtCTGCCAACTCTGGAGGCATAGTTCCCTCTTCGATGGAGTCTGACAAATTCTGCAGCTTCTGAGCATCCTCCTATAGAAGTCATATAAATGCAAGTAGGTTATAAATATGAAGATGtcgttttgctttttgttggGACTCCGATCATCTGtactttctgtttctgttcttaaTCATAATCAATAGTTTCACTATATTTTTACAGCATTTATACCCTAGCTTTCTGTCTGTGGTCATAGGACACATGTTTGGGGAGCCCCCTAGGTCTAGGTTCTGGTCTAAGTCTGGGTGATAAGAACCAAGGTCTTGATTCCATTTTCAGTATGTGCATGTTAATCACTGTGAAGTAAAAAGTATCTGCTTTATGAGACCCTGTGTCTAGGTGTAGAAGCGGTGCAGATGTGTGATGGACTGACCGAACCAGCTGGTGATCCAAATTTGAGGTCCAACATCTCCATTCCCCTGACAATAGCCAGTGCGGATTGAAGGATGTTGCCATAGATGACTGCTCTGAACTCTAGCTGTTCTTCTTTGGTATAACCACCTTGATGGAGAATTCTAGCAAAAAGATAATAAAGGTGAAAGATTAAAAGGATGCAACTGGGAAAACCTCTGCCCAGTGAACAATGGGTGGGCCTGATCTGATATTGATTAGCCAGATATGGATAGCTtggattgttgttgttgttgttgttgttgctgttggcaATAGTGGGTGAAGTACTCACTTCATTTGCTTTACTATTGTGCTCTTCCCAGACTCACCAGCACCTGTGTAAACAGTTGCAAAACATGTATTGACATTTGAAGTACAAGGAATTAATACTACTAATTTTTAAGTGACTGAACCTTTAATG
This window encodes:
- the LOC115815743 gene encoding guanine nucleotide-binding protein G(t) subunit alpha-2-like is translated as MGSGASAEDKELAKKSKELEKQLQEDADKESKTVKLLLLGAGESGKSTIVKQMKILHQGGYTKEEQLEFRAVIYGNILQSALAIVRGMEMLDLKFGSPAGSEDAQKLQNLSDSIEEGTMPPELADVIKRLWKDSGIQASFERAAEYQLNDSAGYYLGEMERICKPDYLPTEQDVLRSRVKTTGIIEEQFSCKELHFRMFDVGGQRSERKKWIHCFEGVTCIIFCGALSAYDMVLVEDDEVNRMHESLHLFNSICNHRFFATTSIVLFLNKKDLFLEKIKKVHLSICFPDYDGPNTYEDASNYIKQQFEDLNMKKGVKEIYSHMTCATDTENVQIVFNAVTDIIIKENLKDCGLF